Proteins encoded together in one Telopea speciosissima isolate NSW1024214 ecotype Mountain lineage chromosome 6, Tspe_v1, whole genome shotgun sequence window:
- the LOC122665294 gene encoding chaperone protein dnaJ C76, chloroplastic has protein sequence MPSSTALVSYTPPASTIIRPSNLNPNHQHQLNFLFCSPSPPRRRTLHHLSFKPRVSSSSSSSSSSSITEFDLYELLGIDSTSNQSQIKYAYRSLQKRCHPDIAGPAGHDMAIILNEAYSVLSDPNSRLVYDKEQSKITEFKGYTGKPLYSTWFGPETEERAVFVDEVKCVGCLKCALLAQKTFAIESAYGRARVVGQWADPEDTIQEAVDACPVNCIWFVERSNLAALEYLMSKQPRGNVRMSAGNAVGTRVADVLTEVEKFQTRYVEAKRKGAKSNDSKESDLQREAIMSAIHSIRSFSNWWYWISPKPGESCLNLIPVTTKPTLPPGTDKLRKAVAARRQAAREKIGSSSSSSSYSLNHEYWKPSPLILPAATTTDQSSDSNSTSGSRPKMRESKVKEEEKYGASVDNYQRDPIRWRIPVAMATVGAVIVRLQVGDQGASGSDGLKDHIAGSMVLQIVNSSWLQVILAGVTWYLIGMAMVELVDVFRIKGEKAGNKRES, from the exons atgccTTCTTCTACAGCTCTTGTTTCATATACTCCTCCAGCTTCAACCATTATTAGACCTTCAAACCTAAACCCAAATCATCAACACCAACTTAACTTCCTCTTCTGCTCTCCAAGCCCACCTAGAAGAAGAACActccatcatctctcttttAAACCcagagtttcttcttcttcttcttcttcttcttcttcatctattACAGAATTTGATCTCTACGAGCTTCTTGGCATCGACAGCACATCGAATCAATCGCAGATAAAGTATGCTTATCGTTCGTTGCAGAAGCGGTGCCACCCGGACATCGCCGGTCCGGCCGGCCATGACATGGCCATCATTCTTAACGAGGCTTATTCAGTTCTCTCTGACCCCAATTCGCGTTTGGTCTACGACAAG gaACAATCGAAAATAACGGAATTTAAAGGGTACACAGGGAAGCCACTCTACTCAACATGGTTCGGACCGGAAACGGAAGAACGTGCGGTGTTCGTAGATGAAGTCAAGTGTGTTGGGTGCTTAAAATGTGCGCTACTTGCCCAGAAGACATTCGCTATTGAATCAGCTTATGGTCGTGCACGGGTTGTGGGTCAGTGGGCTGACCCGGAAGACACAATCCAAGAAGCTGTAGATGCATGTCCTGTTAATTGCATCTG GTTTGTGGAGAGATCTAACTTGGCGGCCTTGGAATACCTAATGTCCAAACAGCCACGTGGCAATGTCAGAATGAGTGCTGGGAATGCGGTTGGAACACGAGTCGCTGATGTATTAACTGAAGTGGAGAAATTTCAAACCAGATATGTTGAAGCCAAAAGAAAAGGTGCCAAATCTAATGATTCGAAG GAGTCAGACCTCCAAAGAGAAGCCATCATGTCAGCAATTCACTCCATCAGATCATTCTCAAATTGGTGGTACTGGATATCACCCAAACCTGGAGAATCCTGCCTGAATTTGATTCCGGTTACCACAAAGCCCACTCTACCACCAGGTACAGACAAGCTTAGAAAAGCAGTTGCTGCCAGGAGACAAGCTGCAAGAGAGAAAATTGGATCCTCCTCATCTAGCAGTAGTTACAGCCTAAATCATGAGTACTGGAAGCCATCACCCCTAATACTTCCTGCAGCTACAACAACTGATCAGAGCTCTGATTCAAATTCAACTTCAGGGTCTAGACCTAAGATGAGAGAGTCAAAggtcaaagaagaagagaagtatGGGGCCTCAGTGGATAACTATCAAAGGGATCCCATCCGATGGAGGATTCCGGTGGCAATGGCGACTGTCGGGGCAGTGATAGTACGGTTGCAAGTCGGAGATCAGGGGGCAAGTGGAAGTGATGGCTTGAAAGATCACATAGCTGGCTCCATGGTGTTACAGATTGTTAACAGCTCTTGGTTACAAGTCATTTTGGCTGGGGTGACTTGGTATCTTATTGGTATGGCAATGGTAGAATTGGTGGATGTTTTTAGAATCAAGGGAGAGAAAGCAGGTAACAAAAGAGAAAGTTAG